The window GGCACCACGGCCGGTAGATGAAGAGGCTGGCCGTCAGCAGGAATAAAGCCAGGGCGATCATGCGCGGCGGGAAGATAACTCCCCTGGAGGCGAAGAGCACGATGGCGTCCTTGACGGTGCCCATGGCCGAGGGGTCGGAACCTAAAATGACGCCGAAGATGAGGATGGAAGCAAGGTAAAGGCCCTTCCGTACCTTGGGCGTGACCTTCCCCTTGCGCATCAGGACGAAGGCGAGGGCCAGGAAGGCGAACCAGGCGAGGAACTTCACGAGGATCTTGAGCCAGTCCTTGGACTCGTGCTCGGCTTCGAGTGTTCAACATGATATTTTAATATTCGCATACCATTGCTTTGCTGGCAGGAAAAACAGA is drawn from bacterium and contains these coding sequences:
- a CDS encoding 4Fe-4S dicluster domain-containing protein, with translation MKFLAWFAFLALAFVLMRKGKVTPKVRKGLYLASILIFGVILGSDPSAMGTVKDAIVLFASRGVIFPPRMIALALFLLTASLFIYRPWCHLFCPFGLVGWLVEKISIFRIKVNYDSCIACEACSRACPSTVMEAILKREKTIPDCFSCGSCIEVCPSGSVSLDKGKRQVVPAGKFD